A DNA window from Desertifilum tharense IPPAS B-1220 contains the following coding sequences:
- a CDS encoding YdcF family protein, giving the protein MMLRIGLSGQRYKPTRKNRSRTRALLWRVSLFAILAGTVWFSYKQVRTYVSQPQAVLVLGGAPVREVFAAEFAKEHPNLEIWVSSGSNPEYSEWVFSEAGIAPERIHLDYQAVDTVTNFTTLVDELKARDITCIYLITSDDHMRRAQVIGEIVLGSRGIAFKPISVPSGRDTEPIEKAIRDGARAVLWVIAGTTGENLIEKLKGHD; this is encoded by the coding sequence ATGATGTTAAGGATCGGTCTCAGCGGACAACGTTACAAACCCACTCGGAAAAATCGCTCTAGAACTAGGGCTTTATTGTGGCGGGTTTCGTTGTTTGCCATCTTGGCAGGGACGGTTTGGTTTAGCTATAAGCAAGTCAGGACGTATGTGTCTCAGCCGCAGGCGGTACTGGTTTTGGGGGGGGCACCTGTTCGCGAGGTTTTTGCTGCTGAGTTTGCGAAAGAACATCCTAATCTGGAAATCTGGGTATCGAGTGGCAGCAACCCGGAATATTCAGAATGGGTGTTTTCTGAGGCGGGAATTGCGCCCGAACGCATTCACTTAGACTATCAGGCGGTGGATACGGTGACGAATTTCACGACGCTGGTTGATGAGTTGAAGGCGCGGGATATTACTTGTATTTATTTGATTACTTCTGACGATCATATGCGCCGCGCTCAGGTGATTGGCGAGATTGTTCTGGGGAGTCGGGGGATTGCGTTTAAGCCGATTTCTGTGCCTTCTGGACGCGATACAGAACCGATTGAAAAGGCGATTCGAGATGGCGCAAGGGCGGTTTTGTGGGTGATTGCTGGGACGACGGGGGAGAATTTGATTGAAAAGCTCAAAGGTCACGATTAG